The sequence CCTTCCTGGCAGCCTGGTTGAGCTTTTCGGCGGTGGCTTGGATGTCTTCGGCCTTCTGCCAGTGCTCGGCGGGCAGAAACGGGTCAATGACCGTGCTGATGCCCAGTTCCTTGGCCGCGGTGAAGATCTCGTCCTGGTCCTGGCTCATCAGCGGGGCGTGGCCGGACGGCGCGGTGAGGCCGTTCTCTTTCAGGGCTGCGCCGAGTTCCTTGGCCGTGGCCACGAAGTTGTAGGGCTCAACCTGGGTGTAGCCAATATCGGCAACCTTCTTGATCGTGCCGGGCAGGTCCTCGGAGATGGCGTTGCGGAGCGTATAAAGCTGCAGTGAGTAGGACATGGGTTTCCTTAGCGGTTTTGTAGAGGTCGTTGGGGTTGGGGTCAGCGGCCCGCGAGGGAGCCGCCGATGCCACCGACGCTGAAGTATTTGTTCAGGGCGGCGAACACGATGACGGGCGGGAGCATCATGACCACGGCCAAGGCCATGACTGAGGTCCAGTCTGTCGCGTTTTGCTGGAAGAACGACTGCACGCCCATGGGAAGGGTGAAGATTTCGTTGGAGCGGAGGAAGACGATGGCCACGAGGTAGTCGTTCCAGGCCAGGAGGAAGGCGAAGATGGCGGTGGAGAGGACGCCGGGGAGGGAGTTCCGGAGGACCACTTTGGTGAAGGATCCGAAGACGGAGCAGCCGTCGATCCAGGACGCTTCCTCGAGGCTGATGGGGATGGAGTCGAAGTACGCGGCCATCATCCAGGTGGCCACCGTCATGGTGGAACCGACGTAGATGATGGTCAGGCCCAGGAGGTTGTCCACCAGGCCCATCCCGGCGAACAGGATGAACAGCGGCACCACCGAGGTGATGATGGGCAGTGACTGCATGACGAACAGGAGCAGGGAGTAGCCGGAGACGGCTTTGGACCGGCCGCGGGAGAGGACGTAGCCGGCGGGTGCGGCCACCGCCACCGACACCACCACGGTGGAGAGGGTGGTGACCAGGCTGTTCTTCAGCCACGTGGCGGCAAGGGTCTTGGAGAAGACGTTGCTGAGGTTCTCGAAGGTCAGGCCGGTCGCGGTGCTGTTGGGGCCAGGGGTGAAGGCGAGCACGATGGTGACCATGATGGGCACCAGCACGATCGCGGTGATGATGAGGATGGCGATGAACCGCCACCAGCGGCCGCGTTGGCCGGCTTCGGAGAGTACCCGGCGGGTGTTGCCTGCCTGGCCGACGCCGAGGGCCGGGCCGGACTGGGGATGGGCGTGGACTGCTGCGCTCATTATTCGACACTCGACTTTCGGATCTGGCGGTACAGGATGACCGAGATGACCACCAGGGTCATGGTCATGAGGAAGGCGATGGCCACGCCGGGGCCGGTGGCGAAGTCCTGGAACACGGTGCGGTAGGCCAGGACCACCAGGGAGGTGGTGGCGTTGACCGGGCCGCCGCCGGTGAGCAGGTAGATGGTGGGGAAGTCGTTGACGCAGAAGATGGTCATCAGGATCCAGCTGATGTAGGTGGAGCGGGCGATCAACGGCAGGGTGATCTGGGTGAATTGCTGCCAGCGGCTGGCGCCGTCCATGCTGGCCGCTTCGTAGACGGTGGTGTCCACGGACGCCAGGGCGGCCGAGATCATCATCATCATGAACGGGAAGCTGACCCAGACTTTGAAGACCATCACGGTGATGGAGGCCAGGGTGGGGTCGGCCAGGAAGAGCGGGGTGCCCAGGCCGAGGTTCCGGAACAGCGACGGGATCAGGCTGTCCGGGGTGGCCACCAGCCAGTTCCAGGCGGTGGAGGACACCACGATCGGCACCACCCAGGGCAGGAGCAGCAGGACCTTGAACGTATTGCCGGCGGGGATCTTGGTGCGCAGGAGCAGGGCGAGGCCCAGGCCCACGAGCCAGGATCCGAACACGCCGACGATGGTGAACCAGAGGGTGAACTGGGCGGCTTTCCAGAACGCCGGCGAGGTCAGGACGGTGGTGAAGTTCTGGACGCCGACGAAGTTGCCGGTCTGGAGCAGGTCGCCGTCGTGCGTCGCCTGGACCGCGGCATAGATCAGCGGGTAGCCGTGGATCAGGACAAGGAGGACCACGGAGGGGAGCAGGAGCCAGAAGAAGGTCCTGGTGGCCTGGGCCGAGAGTTTGCTCTTGCGTTTGCCGGGGGCGGCCCCGGACCCGCCGGGGGCAAGCCCGCGGCGGGCCCGGGCGAGGCCGGATTGTGCAGTGGTGGAGGACATGGCGGGCGCTTACTTCTTCAGGACGGACTCGAGGCCGGACTGGAAGGTCTGCAGGGCGGTCTTGGCGTCGGCCTTGCCGGTGATGATGGTCTGGCTGAACTGGTTCAGGGCCTGGCCGCCGTCGAGTGCGGCGAGGTTGGCGTTGAGCCTGCTGCCCTGGGCGGCGAAGGTCTTGGCGATGGGCTGCCAGTCCTTGACGATCTTGACGTTGTTGGGGTCGTTGGCGAATTCCGGAATCTCGGTGATGGACTTGAAGACCGGGAGGGCGGACATCAGCTTCTTCTGCCACAGCTGCTTGAGCTGGCCCAGGTAGTACACCAGGAACTCCTCCGAGGCGTCCTGCGACGGTGTGTTGGTGTACATCATGATGTTGTTCGGGAAGACGATGGTGGCCTTGTCGCCGTGCGGGCCCTTGATGGGGTCAGCCACCAGCAGGTCGCCGGAGGTGTCGCCCACGCGCTGCGGGACGTTCACCTGGAACAGGCCGTAGCCGGCCTTGCCGTCCTTCCACTGGGCGGACATGTTGTCCGTGGTGTAGCTGACCGCGGCCGGGTCGACGATGCCATTGGAGACGAGCTCCAGGACGAATTCCATGGCCTCGACGTTGCGGTCATTCATCAGGTCCAGCTCGCCGTCCTTGTTCCAGACGCCGCCGCCGTTGTTGACCATCATCATGATCATGGAGTGGTTGGCATAGTTGTTGCCCGCGCCTGCGCCGGTGGTGAAGCCGAACGCGCCCACCTTCTTTAGGGCCTTGCCCGCTTCCAGCAGCGACGGCCAGTCGGTGGGGAGCGCAACATTGGCTTTCTCGAACAGGGACTTGCGGTACCAGAAGACGCGCATGTCCAGCTGCCACGGGACCGCCACGTAGCCCTTGTCCGACTTGAAGGGGTCCAGCACGCCGGGCAGGAAGTCATCGAACTGGCCGTTGGCCTTCAGCTTCTCGATCACCTTGTCCGCGTAGGCGATCTGGCCCTGCTGCTCGAACTGGAATGCCTGGAAGCCGCCGCCTGTGGACACAGCCGGGCCCGTCTTGGAGGCAATCGCGGAGGAGAAGGTCTGGTAGAAGTTGTTCCACTGGATGATCTGGTAGCTCGCCTTGGCGCCATTGGCACCGGAGAAACCTTCCGCGATGCCCTTGGCGGCATCGTTGTAGGCCGGTGTTGCCCAGGGCATGTCCCAGAACTTCACGGTGCCGCCGGCCCCGCCCCCGCCGCCTCCCTGCGATGCCGAGCCGCCGCCGCAGGCAGCGAGCAGGGGTACGGAGGCTGCGGCAGCCGTCAGGCCCAGGAAGCCGCGCCGTGAGAAGGAGCGGCGCTGTTCGGGAGTTGCGTTCATGATGTGTGTCCTTTCGGGACCGTCTTGCGCTGTGCGCCGTTGGTGCGGTCCTGCTCATCGTTGAGAGTGGAGGTGGGACTGGACTGCTGTTCGGTTGCGTATCGGTGGGCTGGTTACGTGGCAGCGAGGGTTGCGTAGAGGTCGGTCAGCCGGGCGAACCCGGGCAGGTCGGCCGGGAGGGTGCCGGCGCTGAGATGGGTCTTCAGCCGCCGCCACGCCGCACGGTGGGCGGATTCGTACAGGGTTGGAAGCAAAAGTTCGCCGTGGGCCCCGGTGGCCCTGACTTCGGCGGGCCACGCGGCGTCCGGTTCCGGCACCCGGACGGCCACCCCGCCGTCGGCCGTGTAGAGGTGGATGTCGACGCCGGCCGGGCGGGCGCCGGTGAGTACGCCCTGCGCGGTGAACGGTGCGCCGTTGGCCAGGCGTGCGCTGACCGTGTAGCCGCTGGCATCGCTGCGGAGGACTTCGGCGCCGTACAGCGGTCCGCTGACGGCCAGCACGGCGGCAAAGTGCCGCGCCAGGAGGCGCTGGATGTCCGTGCCCGGAGCCGCCGTCGCCACGCTGTCCATCAGGGACGCCGTGCCCAGGCCGCCGCGTACGGCATCACGGGCGTCGGGATTGCCGCTTTCGTTGATCAGCGCAGGGTTGGAGGCCCAGTGGAGATCGAGGACGACGGCGGCACCGGCGGCCCGGGCGGCGTCCGCCAGCTGCGTGGTTCCCTCCGGGACGGGATCCACCACAAGGATGCCGCGCGACCCGGACCTGATGGCCCGGACGGCCTCGGTGGTCCAGCCCGCTTCGCCGGCGATTACTGCAACGTCAGCCGCGCGGTCCTGCGCCGCGGGGCCGAAGGTTGCCGGCAGGGACGCAACCGCCGAAGCTACTGCCCCTGCTTCCCCGGCCCGGGGCGTTGCTGCCACTGTGTAGGCGCTCATGCGTTGGCTCCTGCCTTTTCGGCGGCCGCTTGTCCCGCGGCAACGTTCTGCACGGTGGCCTCGGAGATGGCAAGCGCAAACGTGAGGTCATCGATCAAAGTTTGGGCGGAGGGGGCCTGGCGGGTTCCGCGGGCCAGTTCGGCAAGGCGGCGCCACTCGCCTTCGTAGCCGTTGTGGCCGTAGGGGCCGTAGCTGGTGGCCTGGCCGTCGCGGGAGAAGGTGGCCACAGCGGACCCGGCCTGGACGTAGGACGGCGTGAAGTCGATGTGGAGCGCAGAGTCGTCGGCGATGGCCTCGAAGGTCCACTCCGGCTTCCAGGTGCTGTTCATGACTGCGCGCAGTTCAATCACGCGGGTGGGGGTCCGGAGCGAAACCGCGTAGCCGGAGGGCCGCACGTGCCGCGCCTGGAGCACCTCGATGTCGCCGAAGTCCGGGGTGAACCGGCGCACCAGGGGGAGGTCGTGGATGGCCAGGCCCATGATCCCGCCCTGCATCAAGGCCTTGATGACCCCGATGTCCGAGTAATCGGGGTTGCCCGCGGCGGGGCGGGTGATGATTTCGGTGGCAAAGTCTTCGAAGCGGGCATTCGGCGGCAGGACGATCGAGGAGCGAAGGGTGTGGACGCGCTCCGGGAGGTCACCCCAGTTCTGTTCCGCCGCCAGCCAGCCGGGATCGAAGGTGTGCATGGCTCCCACCACGATCGGCACGCCCGTCGCGGCGCTGGCGTCCGCGATCCTGGCTGCCTCCTCGCCGTTCATGGCGAAGGGCTTCTCGCAGAGGACCGCCTTCTTGCCGGTGCGGCACGCCGCGATGACCTGGTCCGCGTGGAACTGGTGGGGGCTGCAGATGGCGACGATGTCCACGCCGGGGTCGCCCAGCAGTTCGTCCATGCCGGAGCTGGAGACCGCACCGACGCGCGCTGCCACCGAGGAGGCAACCGCAGGGTCCACGTCCATGATGTGCCGTACTTCCAGGATGTCCTGGAGCCGGGCCAGCGCCGGAAGGTGGATGGCCTGGGTGACCGGCCCGGCGCCGAGGATGCCGACGCCCAGGGGCCGTTCTGCTGGCGCTTCGATGTGGGACAAGTTCTATTACCTCTTTGTAAGGCGGACTCTGGAGTACCGGAGGGATCAGCGCGGCGGATGGTTGCCATCGAAACCGCGAATGTGCCCTGAATCACAACGTAGATGTACTTTTGACGCGCGTCAAGCAAAAGTTGTTTGTTTCGCGTCATTCTTCTGCTGTGGTGACAGCACTAAGTAACAGTGTTATGACTTAGACATGACTTCAACGACGGGCAGGCAGGCCGGAAAAGACTCCGACGTCGGCAGCCTGTCGCGTGCCGGGGACCTGTTCCAACTGCTCCGCGACGGCAGGGCCCGCACCCGCGCCGAGCTTGCCCTGAGCACAGGGCTGGCCCGCTCCACGGTGGCCTCCCGGATCGATGCGCTTATGCTGTCCGGCCTGGTTGGCCCGGCAGGGGAAGCCCTCTCCAGCGGCGGCAGGCCGCCGTCGCGCTTTGCCTTCAACCCGTCTGCCCGCCTGGTGCTGGCCGTGGACGTGGGCGCTACGCACGTCATCGTTGCCCTGACGGATCTTGGCGGAAACATCCTGGCCGAACACCGGCTGGCGCAGCAGGTGGCCGACGGGCCGGAAGCCGTGCTGGACCAGGTGGTGGCGCAGGGCAAGGAGCTGCTGGCGTCCACCGGACGGACCGTTTCGGAACTGGCCGGGATCGGCATCGGGCTGCCCGGGCCGGTGGAACATGACACCGGCAAGCCCGTCAAGCCGCCCATCATGCCGGGCTGGGACGGGTTCGACGTGGTCAGCTACGTCCAGCAGTCCCTGCCCGTCCACGTTCTGGTGGACAACGACGTGAACATCATGGCGCTCGGGGAGCAGTCCGCGCACTGGCCCGAACACAGCAACTTCTTCTTCGTGAAGGTTGCCACCGGCATCGGTTCCGGCATTATCAGCAACGGCCAACTCCAGCGCGGGGCCAATGGCACGGCGGGGGACCTTGGCCACGTCCAGGTGGGACGGGGCGCGGATGTCCTCTGCGCCTGTGGAAACTATGGGTGCCTGGAGGCGCTGGCGTCCGGTCCCGCCGTCGTGCGTTCCCTGAAGGAGCAGGGACTGGACGTGGCCAGGGGCGCGGACGTGCTCCGGCTCGCCGCAGACGGCAACCTGCAGGCCATCCAGGCCCTGCGCCAGGCCGGCCGGGACATCGGCGAGGTACTGGCCACGGTGGTCAACCTGCTCAATCCGTCCGTCATCGTGGTGGGCGGCAGCGTGGGCGAAACAGGAGAGCACCTGGTGGCCGGCATCCGCGAGGTGGTGTACCGGCGCTCGCCGCCACTGGCCACCTCCCACCTGCGCATCAATGTCTCCCGCGCCGGAAGCCAGGCCGCCGTGCTCGGGGCAAGCCAGCTGGTCACCCAGTACGTGCTCTCGCCTGCCATCATTGAAGCCACGCTGTCAGGCGCCATCGCCGGGTAGCGCCGGGTAGCGCCGGGGCGGTGCCCGGCGCCATCCGGCGGCTTCTTACGCCTCCGCCTCCGGTTCGGGCGCCTCGGTCAACAGCAGGGCCGTTCCGCCGTAGGCAGGCAGCTCGAGGAAGAAGCTGTGCAGGTCGTCCACCTGCGCCACGGTCTCCCCACTGAACAGGTCCTGGACGTTGGCGCCGGACGGCAGTTCGTTGGACTGGATGCTGCCGGTGATGTCCTGGCCGGAGAAGTTCAGGGCGGTGACCTGCAGGTCCCCGTCCTTCAGCCGGTTGACCAGCACCAGCGCGGCGCGGTTGGAGACGTCGGGCACGTCCAGGAGGGTGCCGGTGGCGATCCCGTTTTCCTCGCGCACGGCGAGGATCCGCTGCAGCCGCCGTGCGAATGAGTCCTGGTCCCGCAGCTGGTCCGGCAGTGAACCGTACAGGCTGCGGGCCCTCGGCATTCCCGCCGATGAGTTGGTAGCGTCCGGGCTGGTTCCCATGAGGTCGTGGGCGCCGCGGTTGATCCAGCGCGTGTCACCCTGTGAAGTGAGCTCGCCCACGCTGCTGCGGTCCAGTGCCAGGATGCCGGTGAGGTCCCAGCCGGACAGGGCAAAGACGCCGGGCTGCAGGGCGTTGTACATGGCCAGGAGCAGGTGCACATCCCGGATCTGCGCCTCCTGCTCCGGGGTGACGGCGGCCGGGTCCTTGATCCCCAGGGCGGCCATGATGAAGCTGACCGTGGTGCAGGCGATGCCGTTGGTGGTGAACACGGCGTTGTAGGGCGCATTCTCGCCGGTGAGCCGGTCCCGCAGGGTCTGCTGCACATTCTCGGCCAGCTGGGCGCCCGTGAGTTCCTCGCCGTTAAGCTCGAACATCTCCTCCCGGTGGCCGGCGGCGAAGTGCAGCAGCTCGTAGGTGAGTTCGTCATGGTTCTGCAAAGCGTGCACCAGTGAGGCCTGGTCCACCCCGATTTCCATTGACAGGCGGAGGGTCAGCCGCAGGAACTCGGTATCGGCGGTGACCAGCGCGTAGTGGTACGCCGGCCGGGTGATGAAGTCGTAGGAGAGGTCCGGGCCCGCCTCCGAGGTTGCCTTGATGTCATCGATGGTCAGGTTCAGCTCCTGGAAGGAGAATCCGCCCACCTTGCGGATCATGGAGCCGATGAGCTGGTTGGCGGCCTCGGACAACGGGTGGCCTTCGGACCAGCCGGGCTGCTCTTCGGCGCTCTTCTCCACGCCCAGGAAGCCGTTGGCGTCGAGGCGCAGCGCCCCCGTGCCAAGGTCCACCAGCGAGTGCAGGGCGTCGCCCACCACCAGGCGCATCCCGGCGAACGTTGGGTCAAGCCAGTTAATGGAGGGCTGGCCGGCCTTGAAGTAGTGCAGGTAGACCCAGCGGCGGGTCTTGCCGGTGGTGTCCACGATGGGCCGCGTGGCACTCCAGTTGGTTTCCTTGACGCCGGGCTCGTAGAAGATGACCCGCTGCAGCCGGCCGATGATGTAGCCGGCCTTCTGCAGCGCCTGCTCCGAGTCGGGGCTGAGGTTGACCGAGTCTGCGCCTTCCGGGACGTCCGGGAGCAGGTTCCAGTCCTCCTCGGGAATGTCCACCATGTGGTAGATCCCCGGGTAATCGCGGAAGTTCATCTCGGCCAGGCGGAAGTCCGCGCCCTTTCCGGTGTGGCCGGGGACGATGTCGTCAATGACGGTGCCGTCGTGCTCCGCGGCCACCTCGCACATGCTGCGGAACTCTTCTTCGGTGCCGAAGACGGGGTCGATCGCCATGCTGATGCGGTCAAAGTGCCCGTCCACGCTGGGCGTGTGGGACCAGCCGCTGATGCCGCCGGCGAGCTTCACGGGCCCGGTGTGGATCCCGCGGATCCCGATCTCGCGGAACGCCTTCCACATTTCGGGGTCGCCAAGGGCGGACAGGAATGACTGGCCGGTCCGGGTGATGAAGGACAGCGGGTAGGCGGTGAACCATACGGAGGCGCGTTCGACGGCGGCCCGCGGGTTGGGGTGCGCGTACGAGTTCTGCCACATGCTGGCCTGGCCGGACAGCTGCCGTGCCAGCGTGTTCGCGTCACCGAGCATGGCCTGGTTCCGCAGCCACTCCACGTATGCCGCGTTACGCCCGTCGAATTCGAAGGATGGCCGGCTGCCCACGAACTGCCGCCGGCGCGCGATGGGACGCAGGGCCTTGGGGCGGGCCGCGAAGAACTGCTCGTCGAACGTGACCTCAAGGTCCGGTGACGGCTCCGCCGCGTCCTCTTCCACTTCCACGCTGGCCTGCGCGGAATCATCCGCTTCCGAAGTACGCTCGCTGGTGCCCGGCTCCCGCATAAGCTCCTCTTTCCGTTGCTCGTTTCCGTGCTGGCATGGATGCTCCAAGACCCCTTGCCCAAGGTCAGGTACCCAAGCGAGCAGGGAGTATTCGGTGTTCCCTCTCCCGATGCTACTGCCCGGCGGAGCCGGCGGAAGGGACAAACGTGCCGGGCTGGCGGATGCCTTGCCCGATCTGCCGGCCGATGTCGCGGCCGATCCGGGTGAGCAGGGCTGCGGACAGTAGAGGGTCCTTGGCGGAATCCCGGCTGGTGTAGTCAGCCAGGGCGTAGACCTGCGCCAGGGACAGGTCCGCCCAGCGTTCCCGGGGGAGCAGGGAGCGGCCGGCCACGGCGATGAGGGTGCGGGTGCCGGAGCGGCGGGCCACCGCGGCGGGCAGTTTGCCGGCGAGGGTCTGCGCATCGATGCTGCCTTCGCCCGTGATGACGACGTCGCAGCCGGCCTTGCGGGCATCGAAGTCCAGCAGGTCCAGGAAGAAGTCCGCTCCGGAGACCTGGCGCGCGCCCAGGAGCAGGCAGGCGAATCCGATTCCCCCGGCGCTGCCGGCTCCGTCATGCCGTGCCAGGCTGGCCGCGGCCCCAAACCCTGCGTCCGCCATCCTGCCAACGAAGTGTTCCAGCCCGGCGTCGAGGGCCGCGACATCCGCCGGGCCGGCGCCTTTTTGCGGCCCGAAGACGGCCGCTGCCCCGGCTGGCCCGGTCAGGGGGTTGGAGACGTCGCTGGCGACCACCAGTTCCGTCCCTGCCAGGCCTGGCAGGAGGGAACCGCGGACGGCGTGGATGCTGCCGAGTGCATGGCCGGTCCCCGGCAGTACCGTGCCGTCGGCTGCGAGGAAGGCGTATCCCAGGGCGGACAGCATTCCCATGCCGCCGTCCGTGCTGGCGCTCCCGCCCAGAGCCAGCACGATCCGCGCGGGCGACAGGCCCAGGGCGAACCGGACTGCCTCACCGAAACCGCGGCTGGATGCATTGAGGGCATCCAGGGAGCCGTCCGCCAGGAGCGCGATCCCGCAGGTGTTGGCGACTTCCACGACGGCTGTGACGCCGTCGAAGGCGATGGACGACTGGACCCTTTGCCCTGTGGGGCCCGTGACGGAGCAGGTG comes from Pseudarthrobacter sp. NIBRBAC000502770 and encodes:
- a CDS encoding carbohydrate ABC transporter permease, whose amino-acid sequence is MSAAVHAHPQSGPALGVGQAGNTRRVLSEAGQRGRWWRFIAILIITAIVLVPIMVTIVLAFTPGPNSTATGLTFENLSNVFSKTLAATWLKNSLVTTLSTVVVSVAVAAPAGYVLSRGRSKAVSGYSLLLFVMQSLPIITSVVPLFILFAGMGLVDNLLGLTIIYVGSTMTVATWMMAAYFDSIPISLEEASWIDGCSVFGSFTKVVLRNSLPGVLSTAIFAFLLAWNDYLVAIVFLRSNEIFTLPMGVQSFFQQNATDWTSVMALAVVMMLPPVIVFAALNKYFSVGGIGGSLAGR
- a CDS encoding carbohydrate ABC transporter permease, giving the protein MSSTTAQSGLARARRGLAPGGSGAAPGKRKSKLSAQATRTFFWLLLPSVVLLVLIHGYPLIYAAVQATHDGDLLQTGNFVGVQNFTTVLTSPAFWKAAQFTLWFTIVGVFGSWLVGLGLALLLRTKIPAGNTFKVLLLLPWVVPIVVSSTAWNWLVATPDSLIPSLFRNLGLGTPLFLADPTLASITVMVFKVWVSFPFMMMMISAALASVDTTVYEAASMDGASRWQQFTQITLPLIARSTYISWILMTIFCVNDFPTIYLLTGGGPVNATTSLVVLAYRTVFQDFATGPGVAIAFLMTMTLVVISVILYRQIRKSSVE
- a CDS encoding ABC transporter substrate-binding protein yields the protein MNATPEQRRSFSRRGFLGLTAAAASVPLLAACGGGSASQGGGGGGAGGTVKFWDMPWATPAYNDAAKGIAEGFSGANGAKASYQIIQWNNFYQTFSSAIASKTGPAVSTGGGFQAFQFEQQGQIAYADKVIEKLKANGQFDDFLPGVLDPFKSDKGYVAVPWQLDMRVFWYRKSLFEKANVALPTDWPSLLEAGKALKKVGAFGFTTGAGAGNNYANHSMIMMMVNNGGGVWNKDGELDLMNDRNVEAMEFVLELVSNGIVDPAAVSYTTDNMSAQWKDGKAGYGLFQVNVPQRVGDTSGDLLVADPIKGPHGDKATIVFPNNIMMYTNTPSQDASEEFLVYYLGQLKQLWQKKLMSALPVFKSITEIPEFANDPNNVKIVKDWQPIAKTFAAQGSRLNANLAALDGGQALNQFSQTIITGKADAKTALQTFQSGLESVLKK
- a CDS encoding Gfo/Idh/MocA family protein; its protein translation is MSHIEAPAERPLGVGILGAGPVTQAIHLPALARLQDILEVRHIMDVDPAVASSVAARVGAVSSSGMDELLGDPGVDIVAICSPHQFHADQVIAACRTGKKAVLCEKPFAMNGEEAARIADASAATGVPIVVGAMHTFDPGWLAAEQNWGDLPERVHTLRSSIVLPPNARFEDFATEIITRPAAGNPDYSDIGVIKALMQGGIMGLAIHDLPLVRRFTPDFGDIEVLQARHVRPSGYAVSLRTPTRVIELRAVMNSTWKPEWTFEAIADDSALHIDFTPSYVQAGSAVATFSRDGQATSYGPYGHNGYEGEWRRLAELARGTRQAPSAQTLIDDLTFALAISEATVQNVAAGQAAAEKAGANA
- a CDS encoding ROK family transcriptional regulator; protein product: MTSTTGRQAGKDSDVGSLSRAGDLFQLLRDGRARTRAELALSTGLARSTVASRIDALMLSGLVGPAGEALSSGGRPPSRFAFNPSARLVLAVDVGATHVIVALTDLGGNILAEHRLAQQVADGPEAVLDQVVAQGKELLASTGRTVSELAGIGIGLPGPVEHDTGKPVKPPIMPGWDGFDVVSYVQQSLPVHVLVDNDVNIMALGEQSAHWPEHSNFFFVKVATGIGSGIISNGQLQRGANGTAGDLGHVQVGRGADVLCACGNYGCLEALASGPAVVRSLKEQGLDVARGADVLRLAADGNLQAIQALRQAGRDIGEVLATVVNLLNPSVIVVGGSVGETGEHLVAGIREVVYRRSPPLATSHLRINVSRAGSQAAVLGASQLVTQYVLSPAIIEATLSGAIAG
- the treS gene encoding maltose alpha-D-glucosyltransferase codes for the protein MREPGTSERTSEADDSAQASVEVEEDAAEPSPDLEVTFDEQFFAARPKALRPIARRRQFVGSRPSFEFDGRNAAYVEWLRNQAMLGDANTLARQLSGQASMWQNSYAHPNPRAAVERASVWFTAYPLSFITRTGQSFLSALGDPEMWKAFREIGIRGIHTGPVKLAGGISGWSHTPSVDGHFDRISMAIDPVFGTEEEFRSMCEVAAEHDGTVIDDIVPGHTGKGADFRLAEMNFRDYPGIYHMVDIPEEDWNLLPDVPEGADSVNLSPDSEQALQKAGYIIGRLQRVIFYEPGVKETNWSATRPIVDTTGKTRRWVYLHYFKAGQPSINWLDPTFAGMRLVVGDALHSLVDLGTGALRLDANGFLGVEKSAEEQPGWSEGHPLSEAANQLIGSMIRKVGGFSFQELNLTIDDIKATSEAGPDLSYDFITRPAYHYALVTADTEFLRLTLRLSMEIGVDQASLVHALQNHDELTYELLHFAAGHREEMFELNGEELTGAQLAENVQQTLRDRLTGENAPYNAVFTTNGIACTTVSFIMAALGIKDPAAVTPEQEAQIRDVHLLLAMYNALQPGVFALSGWDLTGILALDRSSVGELTSQGDTRWINRGAHDLMGTSPDATNSSAGMPRARSLYGSLPDQLRDQDSFARRLQRILAVREENGIATGTLLDVPDVSNRAALVLVNRLKDGDLQVTALNFSGQDITGSIQSNELPSGANVQDLFSGETVAQVDDLHSFFLELPAYGGTALLLTEAPEPEAEA
- a CDS encoding glycerate kinase; the encoded protein is MPVNTTTVRALIAPDKFKGSLTAGEVAQALAAGLRSTAGAAGAIECELLPLADGGDGSVDAAVSAGFARHTCSVTGPTGQRVQSSIAFDGVTAVVEVANTCGIALLADGSLDALNASSRGFGEAVRFALGLSPARIVLALGGSASTDGGMGMLSALGYAFLAADGTVLPGTGHALGSIHAVRGSLLPGLAGTELVVASDVSNPLTGPAGAAAVFGPQKGAGPADVAALDAGLEHFVGRMADAGFGAAASLARHDGAGSAGGIGFACLLLGARQVSGADFFLDLLDFDARKAGCDVVITGEGSIDAQTLAGKLPAAVARRSGTRTLIAVAGRSLLPRERWADLSLAQVYALADYTSRDSAKDPLLSAALLTRIGRDIGRQIGQGIRQPGTFVPSAGSAGQ